A genomic segment from Modestobacter roseus encodes:
- the ftsY gene encoding signal recognition particle-docking protein FtsY has translation MEFVEYVLIAVAILVVGLVSAVGLLVGRGRRTTRLDDDAAAGTTLTRPRPPQTTPPPAPAPAPERTGSTAVDPADLPVAEPVELPPAEPEPGLVFETPPPSAGRLVRLRSRLARSQSSLGRGLLTVLGREKLTEDDWEEIEETLLAADIGVAATTQIVSRLRTQSMVLATATGEDLRQLLVRELTAVLGPDLDRTLHTDRHDGRPAVVLVVGVNGAGKTTTVGKIARSLVGDGKTVLLGAADTFRAAAADQLETWGERVGVLTVRGREGGDPAAVAFEAVRTGTEGEVDTVLVDTAGRLHTKSGLMDELGKVKRVVEKHGPVDEVLLVLDATTGQNGVVQARVFTEAVHVTGVVLTKLDGTAKGGIVVSVQRELGIPVKLIGLGEGPDDLAPFEPEAFAEAIVG, from the coding sequence ATGGAGTTCGTGGAGTACGTGCTGATCGCGGTCGCGATCCTCGTCGTCGGCCTGGTGTCCGCCGTCGGCCTGCTCGTCGGCCGGGGCCGGCGCACCACCCGGCTGGACGACGACGCCGCGGCCGGCACCACGCTGACCCGGCCCCGACCGCCCCAGACCACCCCGCCGCCCGCGCCCGCGCCCGCGCCGGAGCGAACCGGGTCCACCGCCGTCGACCCGGCCGACCTCCCGGTGGCCGAGCCGGTCGAGCTGCCCCCGGCCGAGCCGGAGCCGGGGCTGGTCTTCGAGACCCCGCCGCCGTCGGCGGGCCGGCTGGTCCGGCTGCGGTCCCGGCTGGCCCGGTCGCAGTCCTCGCTGGGCCGCGGGCTGCTCACCGTGCTGGGCCGGGAGAAGCTCACCGAGGACGACTGGGAGGAGATCGAGGAGACCCTGCTGGCCGCCGACATCGGCGTGGCCGCGACCACCCAGATCGTGTCCCGGCTGCGCACCCAGAGCATGGTGCTGGCCACCGCGACCGGGGAGGACCTGCGCCAGCTGCTGGTCCGCGAGCTCACCGCCGTCCTGGGGCCCGACCTGGACCGCACGCTGCACACCGACCGGCACGACGGCCGCCCCGCCGTCGTCCTCGTGGTCGGGGTGAACGGCGCGGGCAAGACGACGACGGTCGGCAAGATCGCCCGCTCGCTGGTCGGTGATGGCAAGACCGTGCTGCTCGGCGCGGCCGACACCTTCCGCGCCGCCGCCGCCGACCAGCTGGAGACCTGGGGCGAGCGGGTGGGGGTGCTCACCGTACGCGGCCGGGAGGGCGGTGACCCGGCGGCCGTCGCGTTCGAGGCCGTGCGCACCGGTACCGAGGGCGAGGTCGACACCGTCCTGGTCGACACCGCGGGCCGGCTGCACACCAAGTCCGGCCTGATGGACGAGCTGGGCAAGGTCAAGCGGGTCGTGGAGAAGCACGGTCCGGTCGACGAGGTGCTGCTGGTGCTGGACGCGACCACCGGGCAGAACGGCGTCGTCCAGGCCCGGGTGTTCACCGAGGCGGTGCACGTCACCGGGGTGGTGCTCACCAAGCTCGACGGCACGGCGAAGGGCGGCATCGTCGTCTCGGTGCAGCGTGAGCTCGGCATCCCGGTGAAGCTGATCGGGCTGGGCGAGGGGCCGGACGACCTGGCGCCGTTCGAGCCGGAGGCATTCGCCGAGGCGATCGTCGGCTGA
- a CDS encoding alkaline phosphatase D family protein, which translates to MPETAGPAPLLLLGPLLRHVDPVSATVWVETDRACEVTVLGRTARTFCVNGHHYALVVVEDLEPGSSTPYEVHLDDVRVWPPAQSPFPASRIRTAGRPGPFRLAFGSCRYATPTSVDVREQIPPDALDAFARRLLGMPEDEWPDALVLLGDQVYADEITPATRTWMAARRDLDEPPGAQAADFEEYTRLYAESWSDAEVRWLMSTIPSSMVFDDHEMIDDWNTSAAWRAEVTPTDWWKRRICGGLVTYWIYQHLGNLSPRELAENDTWQAIQASPDEDAGPMLDEMARAADEEPLTVRWSYVRHWGPARLVMVDTRAGRALEEADRKIVDDEEFAWVDAQVTQAVADGVDHLLIGTSLPWLLPHAVHDIERWNETLSVRHHGRLLGRLMEKLRQAADLEHWAAFEQSFERLGRTLLEVGRGERGRPPATALVLSGDVHHAYAAELVNPGGTESRIHQLTVSPLHNAAPHAIEIGFKLGWSRWARGLTGAMTRLARVRPSALQWRKHAGPFFGNELGELVLDGRDARFLLWATSRDEDGTEHFTQVLDTRLSATTRSSATLGA; encoded by the coding sequence ATGCCCGAGACCGCCGGCCCCGCTCCCCTCCTGCTGCTCGGGCCCCTGCTCCGGCACGTCGACCCGGTCTCGGCGACCGTGTGGGTCGAGACCGACCGGGCCTGCGAGGTGACCGTGCTCGGCCGCACGGCGCGCACCTTCTGCGTCAACGGCCACCACTACGCCCTGGTCGTGGTGGAGGACCTGGAGCCGGGCTCGAGCACCCCCTACGAGGTGCACCTGGACGACGTCCGGGTGTGGCCGCCGGCGCAGTCGCCGTTCCCGGCCAGCCGGATCCGCACCGCCGGCCGCCCCGGCCCGTTCCGCCTGGCGTTCGGCTCCTGCCGGTACGCCACCCCGACCTCGGTCGACGTCCGGGAGCAGATCCCGCCGGACGCCCTGGACGCCTTCGCCCGCCGGCTGCTGGGCATGCCCGAGGACGAGTGGCCCGACGCCCTGGTGCTGCTCGGCGACCAGGTCTACGCCGACGAGATCACCCCGGCCACCCGCACCTGGATGGCGGCGCGGCGTGACCTCGACGAGCCGCCGGGCGCCCAGGCGGCGGACTTCGAGGAGTACACCCGGCTCTACGCGGAGTCCTGGAGCGACGCCGAGGTCCGTTGGCTGATGTCGACCATCCCCTCGTCGATGGTCTTCGACGACCACGAGATGATCGACGACTGGAACACCTCCGCCGCCTGGCGGGCCGAGGTCACCCCCACCGACTGGTGGAAGCGCCGGATCTGCGGCGGGCTGGTCACCTACTGGATCTACCAGCACCTGGGCAACCTGTCGCCGCGGGAGCTGGCCGAGAACGACACCTGGCAGGCGATCCAGGCCTCCCCCGACGAGGACGCCGGGCCGATGCTCGACGAGATGGCCCGCGCCGCCGACGAGGAGCCGCTCACCGTGCGGTGGAGCTACGTCCGGCACTGGGGGCCGGCGCGGCTGGTCATGGTCGACACCCGGGCCGGCCGCGCGCTGGAGGAGGCCGACCGGAAGATCGTCGACGACGAGGAGTTCGCCTGGGTCGACGCCCAGGTCACCCAGGCGGTGGCCGACGGCGTCGACCACCTGCTCATCGGCACGTCGCTGCCGTGGCTGCTGCCGCACGCGGTCCACGACATCGAGCGGTGGAACGAGACGCTCTCGGTGCGGCACCACGGCCGGCTGCTGGGCCGGCTGATGGAGAAGCTGCGCCAGGCCGCGGACCTGGAGCACTGGGCCGCGTTCGAGCAGTCCTTCGAGCGGCTGGGCCGCACGCTGCTGGAGGTCGGGCGGGGCGAGCGGGGCCGGCCGCCGGCGACCGCGCTGGTGCTCTCCGGCGACGTCCACCACGCCTACGCCGCCGAGCTGGTCAACCCGGGCGGGACGGAGAGCCGGATCCACCAGCTGACCGTCTCCCCGCTGCACAACGCGGCCCCGCACGCGATCGAGATCGGCTTCAAGCTCGGCTGGAGCCGCTGGGCGCGCGGGCTGACCGGTGCGATGACCCGGCTGGCCCGCGTGCGCCCGAGCGCGCTGCAGTGGCGCAAGCATGCCGGGCCGTTCTTCGGCAACGAGCTGGGCGAGCTGGTGCTCGACGGCCGGGACGCCCGGTTCCTGCTGTGGGCCACCTCCCGGGACGAGGACGGCACCGAGCACTTCACCCAGGTGCTGGACACCCGGCTCTCGGCAACGACCCGCTCATCGGCCACGCTGGGGGCATGA